The Fimbriimonadia bacterium region TACCTGGCGCCAACGGCGCCCAACATCAACCTGAACTACGCCGAGTTCGCCCACTGGGAGAACCCCACGGCGATTCCCAACTACCTGCGCGACGCCGCGGTGCTACCGGCTGATATCCACGCCTGGCTCCACGAGGAGGGCGGTGAAGACCTGACGGAGCGCATCATCTACGTGCCCCCCACCTTCAGCATGATCCAGACCATGTACGGGTGGCCGCCTGGCAAGGGTGAGGTCAGCACGTACAACAGACTTCCAAGGGGCTGGAGTACGGGCTTCAACCCGGACGGTAACCCTCAGACGGGCCCCGACACGCTCTGGATCCGCCAGCGGTGGTACGACTACGACAGCAGCGCCAACGAGGCAACGGGTTGGGTCAAGTATCGCGACTACACGTTGGACAGCTACTTCCCAGCGTACTCCCCTGGTGTGAGTCCGCTCTTCGGCACGGGTGCGTGGGTGTACCACGACTTCGTCGAGCCGAGCGTGGAGTATGACCGCAACAACCCTAACAACATGCACGGGTGGGGACTCAACGACTCCTCGACCTACAGAGACTACCCCGTGTTCGGCGCAGTTTCCGAGCCTGCGGACGTGTTCGTCTCGTGGAGTCAGTACAGGAAGCCGGTCTTCGCACAGGACCCTGGACCCGCCTCGACCAAGGCATGGGGAGTCCCTTATTACTCCTTCTACGACTACTTCATCAACCGGATGCAGCAGAAGAACATCAGTCTGATGCTCATGGGCGGTTGGGACACGACTGCGATCTTCGGACATGAGAAGGACCTAAAGGATGCACTCTACTATGGCAAGTTCATCGAAGAGCCCCCTGGCCCGTAGGGCTTGCCGCAGGACGCGACCTCTCGGCGCGGCTTCGGCCGCCCCGAGAGGGGCGCTCGCGGCACTGCTCGCACTGATAGCACTCTCGCCTTGCATGGGCGTCGAGTACACCCACCGCTTGCTGTGGGGTGATATCTCCAGCGCAGGCTGGGGGCATCTCAGCAACAACGGCCATTACTTCTTGATCGGTAGGCCAGCATCAGGCGGCCCACGCCGCCTTATGCTAGATGGTAACCTGCTTCCTGAGGAGATTGGCGGCCTGACCGAGCTAACGCCCGGTGGAGTTGACGATGCGGGCAACTGGATGGTAGTGGGCAACCTGATCGAGTACCCAGGCTACGCACGTGTGATGTACAACGGAGTGATCCAGAACGAGAACTGGTTCGATGGTCCTTGGAGGTCGCTAATGGCGCACCTCAACCCGCAAGGGAAGATGATGTGGACGAATGGCAGCACCGTGCGTGCCACGGTGATGAAGCAGGGGGTGGACTATTCGGATCAGTGGACGGACGGGTGGTATGACAGAAGTTGGGACGTGACACCGGAGGGCAGGATTCTGTGGTGGGGCCGTGGATACGGAGAGGCCCAGCCCGAGCTGTGGTTCGACGGCGAGGCGCTCGCCCGCCGGTACGATCTGGGCGAGTGGGAGGTAACCCCTTCCGAGTGGGGCTCGATGCCCTGGCAGGCGAACGACTCGGGCGAAGTGGCGTGGGTGCTGCGTCGGTTAGTGGACGGTAGATACTACCGCTACCACGTCTTCAAGGGGGATTACGACCTGACTGCGGAGGTATTGGGACCGAACCGCGACGCCCTTGACAGCTTTGCACGGATCAACTCCTCTGGTCGCGTGCTCTGGGGAAACGGATATCGCTTCTGGCTCGATGAGACACCCATGTTCTTCGATCAGTCACTGCCTGACAACACCGCCTTCCCCCAACGGCTGAACGAACGCAACGACATCGTGTGGTACCGGCAGAGGTTCGTCGGCAGTCAGGGCAGCCGGTCGCTCTTCGTCAACGACTACGATCTCACTGCTGGGATCGGCTTGACCCAAGGCACCGCCTGGGGCGTCCAGGTGTGCGACCTGAACGACCGAGGCGACGTGCTCTGGACGGTGGCCGACCCCACCACGCTCAAGTGGTCTCTCTACCTCTCCTCCCCCGTCCCGGAGCCGGGTTCCCTCCTGCTCCTGCTCCCGAGCGCGGCGTTGCTGCTGAGACGGCAAAGGGGGTGAGGGGACGCGTATGAGCCACGACGCTTCCAACCCGTGCACGCGCGGCACCAGCGGCATGCGATGGGTTGGTGCAAATGCCTCCGCCGCTTGCGGTGGAGGCTTCCATGTAGGGCGCCGCCCCACACCGCGCTGAGTCCGCAGCGCGAGGGGTTTCGTTACGATCCTCTACCGCAGGCGGCGAATTCGGGCTTCCGGGCGGGCTTTCCGGGTACAATCCTAGTATTCCTCAGAAGCTAGCGACGGGTAGGGACTTTTCATGGCTGAAGCGGGACAGGGCATCGGCACGGTTCAGATCGAGGAGGAGCTGAAGCGCTCCTACCTCGATTATGCGATGTCGGTTATCATCGCCCGCGCGTTGCCCGACGCGCGAGACGGCCTGAAACCCGTCCAGCGCCGCATTCTATACGCGATGCGCGAGCTGAACCTGACACCCGACCGCCAGCACACCAAGAGCGCGAAGGTGACCGGAGAGGTCGCCGGCAACTATCACCCCCACGGCGGCGAGGTGATCTATCCCACGATCGCCCGGCTTGCGCAGCCTTTCAACATGCGCTATCCGCTGGTGGACGGTCAGGGCAACTTCGGGAGCGTGGACGGCGACCCGCCCGCCGCCATGCGATATACCGAGGTCCGCTTGACCCCCTACGCTATGGAGTGCCTGGAGGACATAGACCGCGAGACGGTGGACTGGCGCCCGAACTACCTTCAGGACCGCGAAGAGCCCGTCGTTCTCCCAGGCAAGTTCCCAAATCTGCTCTGCAACGGCGGTGCCGGCATCGCGGTGGGAATGGCGACGAACATCCCCCCGCACAACCTGACCGAGGTGATCAACGCGCTTCTGCATCGGATCCGCAAGCCCGACTGCAGTTTGGACGAGATCATGGAGCATCTACCCGGCCCGGACTTCCCGACGGCGGGGCTGATCCTTGGCGTGAAGGGCATCCGCCAAGCCTACGAAACCGGTCGTGGTTCCATCATCATGCAGGCCCGGCACCAGATCGAGCCGATGGAGCACGGTAAGGCTGCCATCGTGATAACCGAGCTGCCGTATCAGGTGAACAAACGCACGCTGCTGGAGAACATAGACTTGCTGGTGAAGTCGAAGAAACTCGACGGTATCACCGCACTAAACGATTACAGCAACCGCCTCGGCATGAGGGTGGTTATAGAGTTGAGGCGGGATGTCAATCCTAACACCATTCTCAACTTTCTGCTGAAGCACACCGCACTGCGCTCCTCCTTCGGCGTTAACATGCTCTCGCTCGTGGACGACGTGCCGCGCTGCCTACCGTTGTTGACCATTCTGGATCACACGATCGCGCATCGGCGCGAGGTGATTCGGCGCCGCACGGAGTACGAGCTATTCCGCGCACAGGACCGCGCACACCTATTGGAAGGGTTCCAGATCGCGATTCGATTCCTCGATGAGATCATCGCGCTGATCCGCGGGTCCGAGACCGCTGAGGCCGCGCGACGCGAGATGGTAGTCCGCTTCGGAATGAGCGTCGTGCAGGCAAACTATATTCTCAGCATCCAGCTTCGACAGTTGGCACGCCTGGAGCAGCAGCGCATTGACGATGAGTACCGTGCACTACTTCGTACCATCGGCTCACTACTACACATCCTGTCCGATCCCGAACGGCTAACACAGATCATGATTGACGAGTGGACTGCGCTGCGTGACAAGTACGGCGACGCCCGACGTACGAAGATCACCCCTCACGAGCCGGGCGAGGTACGTGACGAGGACTTGATACCGGAAGAAGAGACGATTGTCACCATCACCCGAGACAATTACATCAAGCGTGTGCCCATCGACTCCTACCGCACCCAACGGCGCGGTGGTAAAGGTGTCATCGCTCAGACGACGAAAGAGGAGGACACCCTCTCCCACCTTTTCCAGGTGAGCACCCACCACTACATCCTGTTCTTCACGGACCGCGGGCGGGTGTATCGGCTCAAAGCATACGAGATCCCGGAGAGCAGTCGTCAGGCGAAGGGCTCGCCGATTATCAACTATATCGCGATAGCTTCGGATGAGAAGGTGACGGCCACCCTGAGCGTTCGTGAGTTCCGCGCCGACGGCTATCTGGTGATGGTGAGTCGGCGAGGCGAGATCAAGCGCACCCAGCTCTCGCAGTTCCAGAATCTGCGAGCGAACGGGCTGATTGCATTCGACTTAGAGGAGAACGATGCGCTGGTGTGGGTGCACCACACGCACGGGTCCTCAGATCTCACTCTCATATCGCGGAATGGTATGTGCATCCGCTTCCCCGAGGAGGAGGTGCCTTCGAGAGGACGCGCAGCGGGAGGCGTGAGAGGCATGCGACTGGCTCCGGACGACGAAGTGGTAAGCAGCCTAATCGTGGACAACAATGCCACGTTGCTCGTGGTCTCCGAGAATGGCTACGGCAAGCGAACGGCTTTCGATGAGTACCGCGGTCAGCACCGTGGAGGCAAGGGCATCATCACGATGAAGTGCACGGACAAGACGGGGCGCGTTGTAGGGGCCGAGGCTGTCACCGACAAGGATGTGGTCTTGCTGATGTCTGAGCAGGCGAAGGCTATTCGCGTTCGGGTGCGAGAGATCCGTGTCATCGGTCGGAACACGCAGGGTGTCCGTGTGCATACTCTGCGAGAAGGGGATCGCCTCGCCAATCTCGCCAAGGTGATCGAGGAACCTCAGAACATCGAAGACGAGCAGGGCACCCTCAACCTGTGAAGCCGTTCCAGTTTCTCGAACACACTGCCGACAAAGGGGCGATAGCTTACGGCACCACTCTAGAAGAGCTCTTCGCGAACGGCGCGCTCTCGATGGTCTCGCTGATGTGCCGGCCGGATGCCGCGCCCGTGACCGAGGAGCGACGCATCGAACTCAGTGCGCCCGATCTCGAGACGCTGTTCGTCCGCTGGCTGAGCGAACTCGTATACCTGCTCGATACCGAGGGGCTGCTAGGAACTCGATTTCAGGTGGAGAGTGTCCGGGACGACGCGATGGCCGCAATTGTCGGCTTCGCACGAGTGGACCGCGAGTCGTTCGCGCAGGAAGGTGCGCTCGTCAAAGCTATTACCTACCATGGTCTCGAGATCGTGCAGAAGTCGGGGGTATGGAGTGTTACCTACTACGTTGACGTGTGAGGTGTGAGGTGCCGACCGTCGAGAACTCCGTGATCATCCGAGCTCCGCTGGACAGAGTATACGCCATCGCGAAGGACGTGGAGCGATTCCCCGAGTTCATGCCGGACGTGAAGGAGCTGTCCGTGCTGGAGCGTGACGGCAACCGTGTGGTCACACGTTGGGCAGGAGTTATTCAGCAGTTCAGAGTGACGGTTCGCTGGACCGAAGAGGATCTGTGGGACGATGTATCGCACACCTGCACCTTTCGGCAGCTCGAGGGCGACTACGACCGACTAGAAGGCACCTGGACGTTCACCGAGGTGCCAGAAGGAACATGCTTCCGATCCGAGGTCACCTATGAGTACAACGTGCCGCTGTTAGGCCCGCTAGTGGGAAGGGTGGTCAAGCACCTGGTCTCCACTAACATCCAGAACCTCCTGGATGCCGTCAAGCGCAGGGCGGAGAACCACGGGTGATGCGATGGCCGGCATGAAAGACCGTGGCCCTATGAGCATGCGATTCTCGCCTCTACCCGCTGCTGGTTGACCGCTAGTGTCGAGATTGCTTAGTTAGGCAATCGGTAGCCGAAGGGAAATCGCTTGGCAACTGAACAGCGTATCCCACTGGCGAAGGGGTATAGTGGGTCCCGAACGACAGAGCCGAGTGGCTGTTGTAGTCATATGAAAGGTTACGACCCTAGTCTCAGGGCGCTCGTCGAATATTATCTGCGCTGTCTCGAGATCGAAAGACGCCACGAGGCGGAGTTCGCCTCGAGCGCCATGGGCAGACTCGTCTACCGACTCACCGTTCCGAAGGACGACGCTTGGAACTGTGCGTTTGTCGGAGACACGGATGCGCTTGCGCGCTGTGCCCAAGCAGCCCTCAAGAAAAACGCTCCGGTCATGTTTGCGGTACTAGTGAGGGTCAAAGAGGGCAGACTTCAGCCGGTAGCAGGTGTCCTCGGCCGCATCGCGAGCAACGCGTTCGAGCCCGACCCGCAGAACCTTCATGTGACCTCGCCGCTCGATAGCGAGCTTCCGGAGGACCAACTGGTAGCACTTCGAGACCTGTTCGAGCGAGCAGTCCGAGCCGGACCCACTGCCTTCGTCAACACGGTGCTCTCGGCTGCCAGCGGTCTTGAAGTAGTCCATCTGGCGCCCGATGACGACCCGTACGCGTTAGAGATCGGTGCGGTAGCGTTCATGCCATGTCTTATGGTTATCGAGGCCGAAGCTCGATACGACCAAGGCCTGGTGAGGGAGTTGACGCAGATTGCCGAGGAACCGACTGCCTACGCCGGCTGTGCACTCGAGTACCTGTTCGCGCCTCGGCGCGGCGTGGGTACACCTACGCTCGACGACATCTTGAGATGTCTTGCCAGCCCGTTGTCACCTACCTTCGCGCAAGCGGAGGTGATGGCGCTCGCCTGCCATGATCCGCTCGTGACCGTAACTGGCCCACCGGGTACCGGGAAGACTCTTACCATCGTAGCTCTGGTCGCCGAGTCTCTCCTTCGGAACGAGTCGCTTCTTCTTGCCAGCAAAATCAACTTCGCAGTGGATGCCGCCGTAGCCCTTGCGGAACGAGTGCTTGGGCCGGTTCTTTTGCGGACGGGCAGTGAGACGGCACGAACCACACTGGCACTTCAACTTGCTAACCTGAGCAATACTACTACCTGGCCCCGTACCGGGATACTCGCGCAACTTCCAGAGGAA contains the following coding sequences:
- the gyrA gene encoding DNA gyrase subunit A, which produces MAEAGQGIGTVQIEEELKRSYLDYAMSVIIARALPDARDGLKPVQRRILYAMRELNLTPDRQHTKSAKVTGEVAGNYHPHGGEVIYPTIARLAQPFNMRYPLVDGQGNFGSVDGDPPAAMRYTEVRLTPYAMECLEDIDRETVDWRPNYLQDREEPVVLPGKFPNLLCNGGAGIAVGMATNIPPHNLTEVINALLHRIRKPDCSLDEIMEHLPGPDFPTAGLILGVKGIRQAYETGRGSIIMQARHQIEPMEHGKAAIVITELPYQVNKRTLLENIDLLVKSKKLDGITALNDYSNRLGMRVVIELRRDVNPNTILNFLLKHTALRSSFGVNMLSLVDDVPRCLPLLTILDHTIAHRREVIRRRTEYELFRAQDRAHLLEGFQIAIRFLDEIIALIRGSETAEAARREMVVRFGMSVVQANYILSIQLRQLARLEQQRIDDEYRALLRTIGSLLHILSDPERLTQIMIDEWTALRDKYGDARRTKITPHEPGEVRDEDLIPEEETIVTITRDNYIKRVPIDSYRTQRRGGKGVIAQTTKEEDTLSHLFQVSTHHYILFFTDRGRVYRLKAYEIPESSRQAKGSPIINYIAIASDEKVTATLSVREFRADGYLVMVSRRGEIKRTQLSQFQNLRANGLIAFDLEENDALVWVHHTHGSSDLTLISRNGMCIRFPEEEVPSRGRAAGGVRGMRLAPDDEVVSSLIVDNNATLLVVSENGYGKRTAFDEYRGQHRGGKGIITMKCTDKTGRVVGAEAVTDKDVVLLMSEQAKAIRVRVREIRVIGRNTQGVRVHTLREGDRLANLAKVIEEPQNIEDEQGTLNL
- a CDS encoding SRPBCC family protein, translated to MPTVENSVIIRAPLDRVYAIAKDVERFPEFMPDVKELSVLERDGNRVVTRWAGVIQQFRVTVRWTEEDLWDDVSHTCTFRQLEGDYDRLEGTWTFTEVPEGTCFRSEVTYEYNVPLLGPLVGRVVKHLVSTNIQNLLDAVKRRAENHG
- a CDS encoding archease, which gives rise to MKPFQFLEHTADKGAIAYGTTLEELFANGALSMVSLMCRPDAAPVTEERRIELSAPDLETLFVRWLSELVYLLDTEGLLGTRFQVESVRDDAMAAIVGFARVDRESFAQEGALVKAITYHGLEIVQKSGVWSVTYYVDV